The nucleotide window GAAATGCCAACAGACTACTGGGATAAATCCTACAAAGGAATTAGATGGTTGAAATAcgcaaaaagtacaaaaatcggCAAAACAGACTGCGTAGTTATTGTTCACAACGGCCGTGCTACATCTGTAGATGTCATCACATGTGTGGCATCGGATATTGCAATGTTAAGAGGTATCTACCCTATTATGCGAGTGACTGTTTAAGTAAATTTGTTACTACCCTGTCTTTATGCATCCGTAAATGACTTGGAGTAATAGAACAGGATTCACTTCAATCATTTACGATTCCCTTCAAAAACGCAGAGATCACTGACGATTTGTCGATTCACcactcctctctctctctctctctctctctctctctctctctctctctctctctctctctctctctctctctctctctctctccatattTTCAAAGGCCGTGGTATACCTGTGTTTGGGATCGTAACACACCACTGACAAACTGGAAAGTGACGAAGAGACTCACAGGAAGGTCAAGGAACTGTCTTCGATAGCCAACATTGCAGAAGAAGATATTTACCCATTATGCAATGTTCGTCAGGGTCAAAGGGGAAGAGACCAAAGCGAATATGTGCTTTCTATGTTGCGTTCTATGCTGACGAGATCGAAGCGATACAAAACAAAGAGTAGTGTGGAAGTGAAATAACTAAATTTCTATATAACTTAATCGTAAACAAAAACCAAGTGAATTATTCAGAAAACTCGTATACAGTACAGTATTACGTCTCGGTGACAGATGTTTGGATTTTCAGTCTTTAACAGTACCTATTTTGGGGTCTATCACTTTAGGAGCTAATTTTGAATCTCATGTAAATAAGGTTTATAACCGGTATATTTTGTGAAGATCgacattttattttacaatagGGTTAGCagagggatggcggtcattacattttcaagttACCGGTAAATTGGgtcatttatttctctagtgGCAAATTTTGCATGGAAAGCCCTGATTCTTATTCTTGATATCGAAATggaataatttcaaatttcttcgGGAATATTTAGGCAAATAtttaagattttcaattttcaagttgCTATCTACCTTTAAATGGGTTTATGAAACGTTGATTCGCAACAAAATTGTACCTGAGCAGAAAATAGCTGTTGAATGTACACGTTAGAAAAGAAAGGGCGTGTGGCTTTTTATAATCATTTTACGTGGCAATTCTGCAATCATTTTACGtggcaattttgaaaataatgtctCTCCTAGGAAGAAAAAGATTTGCAAACtgaaacatgtttgtttttatttcatcatcTTGAGTGCATTGTGATGTTTACTTACATCTTTGCAGAGAGGCCAAGGGCTACAAAAGGTTAtcgtaaatttttaaaaatgtgccaGTGAACAGAAGTGACAATTTTAGTTCTAAAAATGTCACGTTTCTGGCGcataaatggaattttaacatcttttcttttctttagaAACAGCAAGACAGTGAATGACTTAAGCAGTTGTTCTGACGCGTATGACTTTTAGACTGAATCGAGCTTCCTATATGTACGTGTCTAAAATACGCGTTTTTCGCTGCGCTAGCATTCCACTCCATAATTCCTTACATATTCTCTGATTTTAGATATGATTTCCTATATATTACTATTTCATATACTAAATTTTGTGTGGTTTTAAAAATTGTCACTATATCGAATAAAAATAAAGTTACAGGTCTCCTTCAGACTTGACTTTACTACTTGTTCTTCATTTCATCACATAAAGAATCGAGCAGCAAGTATTGCAGTCGTAAATAATAAATTTTTAAGGGTAACATTAAAGAAGGTGCACCAAATATATAATGAAAGAGGCTAAGGAAGAGAGCACGTTTGGTTGACCGACTGTTAAGACATCATCTGAAAACGAGATCATTTCAGAGAAAGTCATTATGGCCAAATTAAACACAAAGTGAATAACTCTCGTTCTGCAATTTTCCTTTTGCTTGTATATTGATAAGTTTTACCAGCGTTCAATTGCTCTGTTGATGTATTTTCATCCTTCCTTTATCTTTTGCCcgatttcttttatttcactttatttacCAAATGTGCTTGGCCAGCTTCAAACCTATGCAGGAGACATTTTAAATACGActgttgtcattttgtaaacatgACGATATCAGTAACTTACAGAGGGACATATAGAAAAGGAAAAGTTGATGTCGACTGTGGAGAGGATAAAACTAAAGACGCACTCACCCAGCATATAGAATAGAAGTAGAGAAATTCAATTTGCCTCGTTTTTAGATCAGGAGGAATAGAGAAATTCGGCAAACGAGATAGATGTCAAacggctctctctctctctctctctctctctctctctctctctctctctctctctctctctggtcaACATAATTGCTGAGGTTGAAGGATGACATTTACTCGCGGTGCAACGTCCTCAGGGACAGATGGTGGCAGGGGAAAGCTTGTATCTTGCGTTCCATATTGAGAAGACCAAAGCAATATAACACAAGAAAGATTGTGAATGTGAAATTAAATCAATTCTGAAACGTAAGCACGAGTAAAGAAGGCTGTTGAGATCGGAAAATTTGAATAACGTTGTTACAGAGGTCATTCACTTTGACGTCAACTTTGCTATAGTTTGGCAATTCCTACACTTGTCTTTTCCCCTATATTGACCAATAAGTCAAGAGCTCGTAAACAAGGCCATAAAATGGTAATGACATTACATTGGGGCAGTAGTATGAGACCGGGTGTTGATCACGCGCAATATCCACATGAACAGTGGATGATATGACGAGTTTACATTTTAATCGTAATGTAAATAACCTCTGTACAGATTGAATATGTATAGTGTCTTTATGAACACAAGCAGAGAAGAGACAAAACCTGAAAATATGTAACACCATGCATGTTTAAGAAATACAcggtgttttctttgaaaactttgagcCACTAATATGCTTCTTAATCTCGACGTCCTCTCGCTAGCTATTCCCCTGAAGTTCAATTAGGTTGAGCGATAATAATGGCATTCAACAAAGGGCGAATGAATCCGATGGAGACCTGCAAAACCGAAATTAAAAGCAACATGGCTCCTTGGaatgcttgaatagggaagaaTATGCACTTGATAACCTTGTTTATTCTGTGCAGCTTTGCTCTGAAAGCAAATTATCTGGATAGCATAATTCATTTTCAAGAACCAAGCAAGCGGGCCAACAACCATCATGTAGTAtattagtaatatatatattcttGTGATCGAGCTATTAAAAGGACATAGGCTGTAACTTGCATCaagttttttcagtattctgcttcttgTTATCAACTATaacgtgtctgaccctaatccgtttgtcatgctgaaatttcgattattctttttgtcaacgcAGCTTGTATATGTGTAGTgattattgtttattgtttataaaTGAATTCCGGTCCGGATTTGAATACaagtttcaacaataacaatggaattattctcatataggttgtgttgatatgctaaatacttggcattaaattaaagttttgggattcaatgcagaaagtgttgggaaaccacaaaacaaaagttctgaaaaatagcaaaaagcCAGCCATGTAGCCGTAACGTTTGCATCGCCAGGTACAGAGCAAATGATATTAAATAGAAATTGTCTAGTAGCTTGTTGACTATTCAAACGTTTGTGCCATGTTTTTGCTACGTTTTACTCATTGGAAAAGAAGCTAAATAAATGCAACAAACAAATGAAGTCCAGTAAGCTTAATTATTTCTTATTCGTGACCCGATTGCAGAACACAACTAtctttatataaattatccatATCATTGTGTTCATCACATCTTTTCAATTATTCTATGTCGAGATACCAAACAATATATCATTGCGAAACGTACGCCTATTTCCaatacatattttattgtaCACTGATTGTCACTAGTGGTTTCACCTGTCCAACCtttcattatattttcaaaaaatctgagCTGTGTTTGCTATTAAGTGTTGTGAATGATATGCTTGTGAACCTTAGTAAAACTGGTGAGACTAAAGCGAGTGTTTGTCTCTCATCTAAATTGCTGGTAGGCGCTGTCATTTTCTGCTGAGAGTGGTAAGGCTCTAGAGACGTGATGGGTAATTCCTCCCGAGTCAGATTTTTCCCATAAATAAACCGACATCCCTCTTTATTTGAGGTTTATGGTATTCTCACATCTGTTTTTTCCAGATAACTTATAGTTTTTAAAGTTTATGATACActttataatgaaataaaaacttgtttCAGTCTAAAATTTATTGTTCAATACCCAGCATGTTAATCAAGTCCCAGGCTGCCTTATTTGTAGtgaatattatatttacccTGGGATCATCAAAGTACTACCACATACAGGCTTTTATGacacaattttaattttaaaaagcgACAAATGTCAATACGCATGTTATAGTTGTTGTTGTCAGAGCTTTAAACTTTGACGATTTTGACGAATACCGTTTTAAAACTACCGGGTACGTTTAATACTATCAACTATTTTCCCCAACACTGCAATGCCTGACCTTTTCTGAACCCCTCGATCGAGGCGAGATTAGCAGCCTCTAATTGGCAGTGCACATAGCGTGGACGAAAACGCTGACGCATATCTACGGCATTTTAATGGGGGATGCCACAGTTGTTTCGGAAGTTAAACGATCCGAAGTTGACCCAAATATAGGCGCATTGCGTTGCATGGCAGCCATGTCTTCTTTGTCTGCCGTCAAGGTCGACTCGTCATTGTCTCGTATAGGCAAGAAACGCAGAGAGCTAGAAATCCATACtattgtgaaaaattcaaacatttttaagCTTTAGTGTCATTCTCGATAGCGGAAACCGCTATTTAATGACcttaatttgtaaaattcataTGACTTGAGTGCCATTGCCTCAAACAacaattgtcatttttctcaattttcaaaagttagGGCCTAAACAACAATGTCTGCTGTTTGACTAAGTCTTCGAATTCAGGAGattgtatgttatgtatgaGTCCCGCTCATTCTCCGATAATGGTAAGTtctaaaatatttcactttcgGTTTGAATCCATCTGTTCACGTTAACACTCTTTCAGTCATGCCGAAGTCAGCGTCTGTATACTGCCCCTGAAACCTTTGACCCATGACGCAGTAATGTTATCGTCGATTGGCACGTAATCCCCCTTGCTGTTGTAACGTAGGCTTACTTCCGCATGTTCGCGCTGAAAACGGATGGCAAAATAGATTGCATGATATTGAACTATAGCAGGCCATGGCTTCTTTATTGACACAACGTTCAGGTAAGGTTCCCCAGGCAAATTTATCGCAATGACATTTCTATACCCTCGATTGATTTTCACAGACGTTGATTGCATCAACGTGCAGCTTACCGCAAAGGTACAAGAGGCcacgacgccatcttgtttgttCTTGTGTCACCGTTTATATGCCGGCATTTTCCGTGAACATGAAACTTTGAAAATCCACGCGTTAGCTAATTTACACACGTACATCCTTGAACCTGGATTATTGTATGTCACTATCGCCTTCGTATGCAAAGTAAGTTTTGTACTCATAAAAGCCAACGTACGTATATCCCCCGGCTCACTACCACAAGTGCATGAAGGGTATGCAGACGTACGGCGTGCTTAATCACCTTGTTTCGCCTCATGTAGGACCCAGACGTTCGACCAAGAGACTATTAATATAATGTTGACTATCCACACCTGTTTTTGAATCGAGAACAAATTGTTTACCTTATATTTTTCCCAAAACGTGGAGTTTTGACATCGGTATCATGCCAAAACTGTTGACACCAGTCCTCTAATTTTAAGGGACCTTTGCATATGGTCTTTTAAGTTCGAACTGTCAAGGGTACAGCTGCACCAAATTAGAGACTCCGTGCCCCAAGACTAGTTCTTCAGCTTTCCTTTGTAGTCATACAAACTTAATAGTCTTATGTAAGGGAACAAACACAATTACCGACAAAAAGGGGATTGGAAAGAACATGTATAatcatgtaatatttttttctccttgtctgtgctgCTGCCAATAAGCCTAAAATCAGGGCTAGAATTGTAAGTCTGCCTATTTTTTTAGCTACCAAATTACACACTTGATAGCCTGTACAGTTATTGCATCTCCATTGAGacaatgaaacatttcaaatttagtCTATCGTTTTCGtcacaatgtaaacaatattagAAAAAATCAGTTAGTCTGTTACAATCTACGATTCCATGGTATGAGCAAGGCGATGTGCGTCTATTGGGCCCTGCAGCCTTTGgggcaaaaatcaaatgccgggCCACGTACGATCCCAATAACCAGACAATGATTTCAGAAGCGGAAGGCTTGTGAAAAGAACAACTAACTTTCACAAAGCAAATTTATTGACCACCAACTTGAAAtgaaacatttacatgtaaatatatgctAGTACAGTGAAGtacggagaatcaaattttcagtCACTATACTACTAGCCCGGGCACATGGCATCAAACGGAATTGACTGCTTTGGTGTACTGGAAGCTCATGACTTCActtaaaatatcatcaaaaccccccccccccccccccatttagTTGAAACATGTGTCCCTGactttcaaagtagtaatttgccTTAAATTTCCCCAGAAGGACTTTTGTGAAGGAGTCTCATAAAACTCTCTGATCGTCTGCAAGCCAGCCCAGAGAGAGATCGAGGTCATAATGCTGAATTCcgtatatagtcaagaccccgtAGCTCGATTGTAGCTGATCTTACCAAGAaccacctagcttgtcaaaacagcggtATTGCCATCATGAGGATCAAGGAGTTCTCTTAGTTATTTGTGTTTTCAAACTATAAAGCTACTATAATTGTCTTCAACCACTTCTAGTTCTGGAGTCATAAGTGTAATGAAACATcttctttatttctgttaaacacatgTAATGCAGTAACTGGCAAGAATCCCCATAAAAGAAAAATGcgcatgaaattgattttatcatgatgatgtctttttttacaattcaaaactgtaaatacaaccagttaaaatgactttgtcacaaaccattatagGAGACGTCCAGCAAtcttaattttaaaatgaatgtatgtattcatgatatcaaattttcgatGGAAAACAACAGCCCTACATGTTTACAATACCTTTCTGCCTTGTTGACTTTGATTTGCTTTGCGTTCTTCGCTCACACATTGACCCTATTGTAACTCAGTGTCCCCTATTTTAACAATCatggacactgtgtcccaccttAAAATTCCTGGGCAAAAcactgttttatatatatatatatatatatatatatatatatatatatatatatatatatatatatatatatatatataatatatatatatatatatatatatatatatatatatatatatatattatatatatatataacacacacacacactttgcAGCTGACGAGGGTATTATAGGCACACCAAATTCGGTAATTACCAGGCAACTTTGCAGAGTAGTTTGATGCGTACCCTGGTGTTTACCTTGACACgagtctgttttattgtctgaagaTTGTTAAGGAATACACTTTATAAAGCAGGCACCTCTGAGTAAACTTATGTGCCTATACTATAAAGTTTTGAAAGGGGAAAAATAATATAGTGTAAAGTATGCTCTATTATAGTCATTTTGTGTTCTTTTTTCTGTTGGTATTTGAAATGTAACTACGACTAATTTTGTTTGTTACACGCCAATATATTATTACCCCTTTCGAAACTGTCCCATGAACGGTGTGATACTCGGTAATATTTTGTTCCTGTGTGGGCATGTCAGTTTACTTAGTTGAGACGCTGCCCGTTGATTTTGGTGGATTCCTTTTCAagtcttcagacaataaaaaatattcttGTTTGCGTAAGTGCCAGGGCATATGACGAACTGTTCAGCTAAGTTGCTTGGAAATTATCTTGTTTGATGTGTCAAATATAACCGCGTCAgctgtacatgtacttcacaACTTCTCATTTTATATCAGCTTCTGACTTTCAATTTTATATAGATGTAGATTAAGATTGTATATATATCTACGGTATTGAAAGAACTGCTTCTTTTTAACAAAGTCCATCGTGTATTGCAGATATGGAGAACAAGAAGAGAATCGTCGTATTCACAAAACTGGAATCTTTTCGAAATGCTGCTGAGAAAGTAAAACAAAAGCTGCAGGATGTATTTCATGGAGACGTGCAAATTCTGAGCCATACTGATTCAAATCGCAACACTTGCAATTTAGAATCAGTGACTGCTGTGGTGGTTATAGACGCAAGACAAACAAGAACCCTGATAACTCCAGAAAGAAGAGATAGAAATGTGGACCATTGGGATGAACTGCACATGCTCAGTACGACAGTTACCGATCCTAGAGGTAAAAGCAATTGTATGAAACTCAGAAAACGTTCAATATATTTGTGATCTTTAAATCCTGAAACTCATCATGAATAATGGTGGCAAACAAGAACTCGTAAACCCGTCAAGTAAGTTCTCTGAAATAATCTCTAAATAGCGACAAAAGAACAAATTTCCCGTCAATTCCTGACCtacatgttatatatatatatatatatatatatatatatatatatatatatatatatatatatatatatatatataactgcgAAGACAAACATAATGACATGATGACATTATGATTTTGCAGATTCTATTCTCATTGTTATCTATGGTGATGAGGCGTCGAGATATCTCACAGAAGATGAATATGTTGCCGACAGATGGAAGACAACGTGGAAATACAACGATGATATTGCATACCATCTTACCTCAAATCAGCGGTGTTTCACAATTTgggacaattttaacaaattgcaGGCAGAGCAAATACGATCTTTCACTCTCCAAGCCGAACGCCATACTTACAAGTTTTTCCAAGATGCCTGCGATGTTGAAGGGGAGGACAAGTCATATTCAGACCGCCACTTCAATGCCATTGTTATTGGGCGCGAACTCTTTGACAGTGACTCTGACCCGCACTTTATCAAAAGTGATTCTGTCAAATTGGTTCATATGGACATCATGACCTATTGCACCTTCCAATACAAGCACGACAAGTCACGAAAACCATCCATAACCATATATCAAACCGATGGTGTTGCTGAGCACGAATTCAGTGATTCAGATAAATTCATGCAGACTTTCACCAGTGTCATCGAGAACATGAAAGACTCTATATCTTCTGCG belongs to Ptychodera flava strain L36383 chromosome 17, AS_Pfla_20210202, whole genome shotgun sequence and includes:
- the LOC139115440 gene encoding uncharacterized protein gives rise to the protein MASLLTQRSDMENKKRIVVFTKLESFRNAAEKVKQKLQDVFHGDVQILSHTDSNRNTCNLESVTAVVVIDARQTRTLITPERRDRNVDHWDELHMLSTTVTDPRDSILIVIYGDEASRYLTEDEYVADRWKTTWKYNDDIAYHLTSNQRCFTIWDNFNKLQAEQIRSFTLQAERHTYKFFQDACDVEGEDKSYSDRHFNAIVIGRELFDSDSDPHFIKSDSVKLVHMDIMTYCTFQYKHDKSRKPSITIYQTDGVAEHEFSDSDKFMQTFTSVIENMKDSISSAKRAPRIDCTIILVHSQSCREIVSTQKSRICNHLNKALGKKSKLSTENVFVLLPEEASLSTVRHACCSSKAPAISWNPFENLWPAGMIIQLAKTGAIVAAWTSHPRRVLVENIGFVVWFATIPYGNWSSTVIGGLLFPLLSLLLHETMKSDRVTNEQAHDESGSGSPLVKQISRACGKSVKNIGMVAWLVAILYANSFRSVVVGRPIFAILLQMISEPRSAESVVNEQASDDLLSVSNEQRESGNVVVSRSSKVVLLCHVLFTIGICHFTS